CCTTTGCTCGGGTTGAACGTGCTTTTTGATGAACTTATTTAGAAACGTAAGAGTGTCTTCTAAAATGTAATGGCTCAAGCATACGGATAAAAGAAAGCGCGGCAAAAGAGGCTGCCTATGGTGTTTATGTATCGCCAAAAGACACCACAAGCGAAATTCTGTCGAAATTCTGTAGCTCAGGCCGTTATCCCTATATACATAGACAGGCGTAACGAACGCGAGGTTTTCCATGTTTTGATACAAAAGGATCTGTCTATTCTTACATTTGTTCTCGTAGACAACCTTTCACAACCCGTTTTTAGACTCTGGCGTGTTGATTTGGTTAAGCCTGTACTCCTTAAACACTTCCAAATCTGTTCCAAATCCGTTTCGCATTCGCATCTGTAGCATGGAACATGGCAATCGGAGGTCTACGCACAAGCTTAGGGTTCTTTTAAGCAGTATGCCGGGAAGAAGGGACTTTATGTATTCTTTGGTAAAAGAGTTGTACTTCCTAATACGAATGCCACCTTCACCTATAGCGTTATGAAACCCTTTTTCAGAACTAAGAATCAGCCGTTTAAAAAGCTCTTATTGATTTAACGTTGTCAGCGTTGCACGTACATTTGGATCGAGAGTCCTGAAGTTCGCAAAAATACCCTGCGCTGCTTTCCATGTGGTGTCTGTAATCTTCAAATACGCGTCTGCGATAATGTGTTTCCGTTTCTTTGCATCAAAAGCGTAATGGTTGATGGCAATGCATTTATAGACAGTATGGTAGTAGACGATGCCGTTCAGATTTTGGAAAAGGATATGCTCTGGCGGAATCCGCTTCATCATTAACGTGTTGTAGTCGAACGCTGAACTGTCCGTTGAGAAAGCGTGAATGCCTGCAACTGATGTATTATGGGTAACAAGCGTATACCATTCATCATCGTACGTTTGCACGTAACCCTTTTCCAAAGCACTCGGGAGCGTAGAAATGCTATTAATTAACGTGGAGCCCATAGGAGCGTATAACGCGATAGAGCCTCGTTTAACTGTCACAGAATTCGTGTCTGGATAGATGATTGGCAACACCTTTTTCTTTAACGACGCAAAATAGGCAAGGTCATCAGTGCGCTCTTTTTTTTTGCGCATTTTTTAAATCCAATAGACGCGGATCGCTTTCTTCAACCTTAATGCATGTGACGTTCTTTTTACTGCCTAATTCGTATGCCTTAATCCATAGAGTGTAATTGATGGAAAACGAGGTTTCGCTTTCACGTTTAAAGTTCACATTTGCATTAGGGAATACAAGGCTTGTGTTACCGTCGGCATCGGATTGCAACGAGCTTATGTTTTCCACCTTTCTACGGAAACGGTGCAACTGGTTATTCTCGTTGTTAAAATAGAAGTAATCGTTTTTTTGCGTTGCAGAATCTTTTTCGCCGAACGCTTGGCAGGCCGCGAATTGATCTTCAAGCATTTGATCAAACAAATTCTCCACCAGAGGAAGGTGCTCATTCAGGGGAAGTTGTTCATTCTCTAAAAAGAGTAGGCTTTCAATTTTTTGGAGGAGTTTTTTTGTCCCGCTTTTTTCATGAGGAATGCCTCGCAGGTTCGTAAATTGACCTGTGTCGATGTCGGAAATGATGTAGAAACCACGTTGCGGCGGGAGATAGTTCTTTTCGTAAAAATCGTAGAAAAATATACAACCTATGATGAAAAGAGCCGCGCAGTAGATGCGGTCATTAGTTTTGTATCAGACATGAAGTGGTACCTTAGAACATGGGGAATAGGAATTGGGGAGAAGTGGGCAACTATGTAGCTCGTAAGGGTAGTTTTTGGAAGAAAATACCTTTCCGAATAATTATGCAACTTCGAGAAGAAACAGGTGATGTGATGCTAATAACATGTGCCGTGCGTTGCGGTGGAGTGTGCCCTTCTGAGTGGTGTGTGGTGAGGAAAATTTTAACGAAAAGACAAAATTCAACGGCTCATGATTAAATAAAAAAGCGGAAAAATGGTGCAATCGCAAGAAATAAGTAATTTTTTGATAATAAGCATTATGCCATGCGTTGCGGCGGGTGGTGGTGTTTTGAATAGTAATGGCTGAGTAGCTTCTATCGAAAAGGCAAACGGCAAGGGATTGAACAAAAAAAGCGGACATGATGTCCACTGGATGAGAAAACGATTGGCAGTAATGTTCAAAAGTATCTGATGAGGCGATGCGGGCTTCACACCGCCTCATACAGGCACTCTGTTTAGTACAGAGTGTGTGGGCTATGGACTATTTCTAAAGGAATCCGAGATGAAAAGCGCTCTGAGCAGAAGCTTTTTGCACGGACTTATTTAAAAACAACCCTTAGCCTAACTTTCTAAAATTTCTTTTTTGAGATTATCAGGAAGTTCAGAATGCATACGTACTGCAAAGCTGCTGCCTTCCCCTTGTTCGGAGGCTACAGAGATAGTGCCACCGTGTTGTTGTACTGTCTGGTTCGCCACAAACAATCCGATGCCGGTTCCCGCAGAGCCTTTGGAAGAGAAGAAGAGCGTAAACAGCTTTTCCCGTGTTTCCTGTGACATCCCTGTGCCGTTGTCGGTAATGGTAAAATCGATCGTCTTACCATCTGTGCACACTGAAAATTCTACACAGTATTCGGCTGTCGAACGTGCTGCGTCGCAAGAATCAACAGCATTTTCTAAAATATTTACAAGAGCTGAAGATAATCCGCCATAATCTGCCTCAATGGTGCCGTCTTCCGGCACGATACAGTTGAAGGTAACACCCTTAGCCTCGGCTTTAGGACGGATGATGCTTTCAATTTCCCGTACAAAGTTCGGCAGAATAATTACTTCCCAGTTTAGCGAACGCTCTTTTGCGTAGTGCAGAATATCCAGCACCATTTTACGCAAACGGTCGATGAGGTGCGAAAGGTCGTTGTAACTATCTTCAATGCGTTCCGGCTTATCCAAATTGATGCCGGTACCAAGACGGTAGATGCCACCATCCAGTGCTGTAAGCAGCCCTTTAATACCATGTGCGGTGGAACCCAACAGCAGGCCAAGCGTTGAAAGCCTATCCTGCAAAGCACGAAGTTGCGTGATATCTGTAGACATCTCCATAACTTCAGCAATATTTCCTTCCACATCACAAATCGGAGCTGTCCAGATAAGTACGTTACGTTGTTCGCCAGTTTTAGTGGTGATTACTGTTTCGTACTGATGAGTTTTGCCATCTTCAAATGTCTTCATAACCGGACATTTGTTGCATGGCGTGTCCCTGTGGGCATAGAGTTTGTGACAGCTCTTGCCGAGAGAACTGCCAAAATCTTCGCGGAATCGTCTGTTGTTCGCGATAATCTTGAGGTTCTTGTCCTGTACGCTAATATAGCAGGGGGATTCTTCAAAAAGCTGTTGGTAACGATGACGCGTAATACGCAGTTCTTCCTGCATACTTTGTACTTCTGTCACGTCTGCTGCCAATTCAAGCACCAGTTCAATCGTGCCGTCATTGTCCAAAATAGGCACGGCGTTAACCTGTACCGGCAGCTTCTTCCCATTTTTATCTGTAATAATTTCTTGCGAAGATTGAGCGTCACCAGAAAGAAGAACGCGTTCAACAGGCGAGCTGTCAGGGCGGCTTACATCGTTTTCTTTGTATGCCCACCAGCTAGGTTTGCCTGTGGAAGGGCCAATGCGTTCGTTGAATAGCGGGTTTGTGGAAACGATTTCGCTGTCGGCGTTGTGTACGGAGACAAAACACGGCAGCTGGTTGAACATAGAAGCGCCACCATCGATAAGATTAACGATAGTGCGTAGTCCATCCGCAAAACCTTCTGCAATTTGCAGCGCGGCAAGCTGTCGTTCCTGTTCCACGAGTTGTGTTGCCTGTTCGTCAACAAGGCGTTCAAGATCGCATGTGTACTGGTTGAGCTGACGACGCATCTCAATGCGTTCGTGCGCAC
The Halodesulfovibrio sp. MK-HDV genome window above contains:
- a CDS encoding response regulator; this translates as MLHTILLVDDEEGIRKILGLSLRDLGYIVHTAASGEEGIELFNKYEPQIVLTDIKMPGITGLDLLERFKFQAPDTEVIMITGHGDMDLAIQSIKNNATDFITKPINEDALEIALKRAHERIEMRRQLNQYTCDLERLVDEQATQLVEQERQLAALQIAEGFADGLRTIVNLIDGGASMFNQLPCFVSVHNADSEIVSTNPLFNERIGPSTGKPSWWAYKENDVSRPDSSPVERVLLSGDAQSSQEIITDKNGKKLPVQVNAVPILDNDGTIELVLELAADVTEVQSMQEELRITRHRYQQLFEESPCYISVQDKNLKIIANNRRFREDFGSSLGKSCHKLYAHRDTPCNKCPVMKTFEDGKTHQYETVITTKTGEQRNVLIWTAPICDVEGNIAEVMEMSTDITQLRALQDRLSTLGLLLGSTAHGIKGLLTALDGGIYRLGTGINLDKPERIEDSYNDLSHLIDRLRKMVLDILHYAKERSLNWEVIILPNFVREIESIIRPKAEAKGVTFNCIVPEDGTIEADYGGLSSALVNILENAVDSCDAARSTAEYCVEFSVCTDGKTIDFTITDNGTGMSQETREKLFTLFFSSKGSAGTGIGLFVANQTVQQHGGTISVASEQGEGSSFAVRMHSELPDNLKKEILES